One stretch of Cygnus olor isolate bCygOlo1 chromosome 1, bCygOlo1.pri.v2, whole genome shotgun sequence DNA includes these proteins:
- the PCDH20 gene encoding protocadherin-20: protein MGPPGSRGSTSSSRGSLQHLLLFLLFVGPFNCFASYSRATELFYSLNEGLPAGVLIGSLARDLRLPMAGGQRPTAPQPPLSFTLASRGLGGQYVHLDNRSGELHTSALEIDREALCVESGGATVFGEADSTSSSSSSSLLSESCLLLLDVLVLPQEYFRLVKVKIAIRDVNDNAPHFPVPHIRLSVPENAPVNTRLAIEHPALDPDVGTNGVQTYRLRDNYGVFTLDVEENESGERTPYLIVMGALDRETREEYVTVIIAEDGGTPPLVGSATLTIGISDINDNCPQFSDSQLNVTLYGNSSLGTHVATVHAEDLDLGSNAEITYSYSQKVPQPSRDLFHLDESTGAITLSRKIDGDAPRLHRLIILGNGPGCIPAVITVLVTIIKVMMRPPEVVPRFIANEVEGVVYLKELEPINTPIAFFTIKDPDEKYKVNCYLDGDGPFRLSPYKPYNNEYLLETTKPLDYETQQLYEISVVAWNSEGFNINKIIKIQVLDDNDNSPVFSQQLIELSIEENNVPNAFLTKLHATDADSGERGEVSYFLGPDAPSYFSLDKTTGVLTVATQLDREEKEKYRYTVKAVDSGFPPRESIATVTITVLDKNDNSPRFINKDFSFFVPENFPGFGEIGVISVTDADAGQNGWVALSVLNGSDIFVIDTGKGVLRAKVSLDREQQSSYVLWIEAVDGGDPALSSTAKITILLLDINDNPPLVLFPQSNMSYLLVLPSTLPGSPITEVYAVDKDTGMNAVIAYSIIGRRGPRPESFRIDPKTGNITLEESLMQNDYGLYRLLVKVSDHGYPEPLHSTVMVNLFVNDTVSNESYIESLLRKEPDINIEEKQPQISIEPTHQKMESASCMPTLVALSIISLGSIALVTGMGIYICLRKGKKHHRADENMEVQIPLNGRINLHMLEKKPMEISNI, encoded by the exons ATGGGGCCCCCGGGCAGCCgcggcagcaccagcagctcccgCGGCAGCCTCCAG CActtgctcctcttcctcctcttcgTTGGACCTTTCAACTGCTTCGCCAGTTACAGCCGCGCCACTGAGCTCTTCTACAGCCTCAACGAGGGGCTGCCCGCCGGGGTGCTCATTGGCAGCCTGGCCCGTGACCTGCGGCTGCCAATGGCTGGCGGGCAgcgccccacagccccccagccACCCCTCTCCTTCACCCTGGCCTCCCGTGGCTTGGGGGGACAGTACGTGCATCTGGACAACCGCTCCGGAGAGCTGCATACCTCGGCCCTGGAGATCGACCGGGAGGCTCTGTGCGTGGAGAGTGGTGGGGCCACTGTCTTTGGGGAGGCAGATAGcacgtcctcctcctcctcctcctcactctTGTCCGAGtcatgcctgctgctgctggacgtGCTGGTGCTGCCGCAGGAGTACTTCCGCCTGGTGAAGGTGAAAATCGCTATCCGAGATGTCAATGACAACGCTCCCCACTTCCCTGTGCCCCACATCCGCCTCTCGGTGCCTGAGAACGCACCTGTGAACACCCGCCTGGCTATTGAGCACCCTGCCCTTGACCCCGACGTGGGCACCAATGGTGTCCAGACTTACCGTCTGCGAGATAACTACGGTGTCTTCACCCTGGACGTGGAGGAGAATGAAAGCGGAGAGAGGACCCCCTACCTGATTGTCATGGGGGCTCTGGACAGAGAGACACGGGAGGAGTATGTCACGGTCATCATTGCTGAGGATGGGGGCACCCCTCCGCTAGTGGGCAGTGCTACGCTTACTATTGGCATCAGCGACATCAATGACAACTGCCCCCAGTTCAGCGACTCGCAGCTCAACGTCACCCTTTATGGGAATTCCAGCCTGGGGACACATGTGGCCACTGTCCATGCAGAAGACCTGGACCTTGGGTCCAATGCGGAGATCACCTACTCCTACAGCCAGAAGGTCCCTCAGCCATCCAGAGACTTGTTCCACTTGGATGAAAGCACAGGAGCCATCACTCTCTCCAGAAAGATTGATGGGGACGCCCCAAGGCTCCACAGGCTGATCATATTGGGCAATGGTCCTGGTTGTATCCCTGCTGTGATCACAGTGCTAGTGACCATCATCAAAGTCATGATGAGGCCACCTGAAGTTGTCCCTCGTTTCATAGCTAATGAAGTGGAAGGAGTGGTGTACTTAAAGGAATTGGAGCCTATTAACACACCAATAGCATTTTTTACCATCAAAGACCctgatgaaaaatacaaagttaaTTGCTATTTGGATGGTGATGGGCCATTCAGACTTTCACCATACAAGCCATACAACAATGAATACCTCTTAGAGACCACAAAACCTTTGGACTATGAGACACAGCAGCTGTATGAAATCTCTGTAGTTGCATGGAACTCAGAAGGATTtaacataaacaaaataatcaaaatacaaGTTTTGGATGACAATGACAACTCACCAGTTTTCTCTCAACAGCTGATAGAATTATCCATTGAGGAAAACAATGTTCCCAATGCTTTCTTGACCAAACTGCATGCTACAGATGCTGACAGTGGAGAAAGAGGGGAAGTGTCCTATTTTTTAGGGCCTGATGctccttcctatttttctttggatAAAACCACAGGAGTTCTTACAGTTGCCACTCAActggacagagaagaaaaggagaaatacagaTATACTGTGAAAGCAGTAGATTCTGGGTTCCCTCCAAGAGAGTCAATAGCAACTGTCACCATCACTGTGTTGGATAAAAATGATAATAGTCCAAGATTTATCAATAAGGATTTCAGCTTTTTTGTGCCAGAAAACTTTCCAGGTTTTGGTGAAATCGGAGTTATCAGTGTCACAGATGCTGATGCAGGGCAAAATGGATGGGTTGCCCTTTCAGTCCTGAATGGAAGTGATATTTTTGTGATAGATACTGGAAAAGGAGTTTTGAGAGCTAAAGTCTCCCTGGACAGGGAACAGCAAAGCTCCTATGTGCTGTGGATCGAAGCAGTTGATGGTGGTGATCCTGCGCTGTCTTCTACTGCAAAAATAACTATCCTTCTTCTGGACATAAATGACAACCCCCCTTTGGTATTGTTTCCACAGTCTAATATGTCTTATTTGTTGGTTCTTCCTTCTACCCTTCCTGGCTCTCCCATCACTGAGGTCTATGCTGTCGATAAAGACACTGGCATGAACGCAGTCATAGCATACAGCATCATAGGAAGAAGAGGGCCCCGGCCAGAGTCATTTAGAATTGACCCTAAAACTGGTAATATCACCTTGGAAGAGTCGCTCATGCAAAATGACTATGGCCTGTATCGACTGCTTGTAAAAGTTAGTGATCACGGCTATCCAGAACCTCTCCATTCCACTGTCATGGTGAATCTCTTCGTCAATGACACAGTTAGCAATGAGAGCTACATTGAAAGTTTATTAAGAAAGGAGCCTGATATCAATATAGAAGAAAAGCAGCCGCAAATATCCATAGAGCCTACACATCAAAAAATGGAGTCAGCATCCTGCATGCCTACTTTAGTAGCTCTGTCAATAATAAGCTTGGGTTCAATTGCTTTAGTAACTGGGATGGGCATTTACATCTGtctgagaaaagggaaaaagcatcACAGAGCAGATGAAAACATGGAAGTACAAATCCCATTAAATGGAAGAATTAACCTGCACATGTTGGAGAAGAAACCAATGGAGATTTCCAACATATGA